The Yersinia intermedia genome window below encodes:
- the cobB gene encoding Sir2 family NAD+-dependent deacetylase produces the protein MRIRHRLCRFRKNKHLRHQRFRSRIFHRDSAATAEMKKPFVVVLTGAGISAESGIRTFRAADGLWEEHQVEDVATPEGYRRDPELVQAFYNARRRQLQQPEIAPNAAHKALADLEAVLGDNFVLITQNIDNLHERAGSKRVIHMHGELLKVRCTQSGQVLEWPGDLSADERCHCCQFPSPLRPHIVWFGEMPMGMDDIYQALADADFFISIGTSGHVYPAAGFVHESRLHGAHTVELNLEPSQVESQFDEKHYGLASKVVPEYVREFLTTRGENRQGGSGN, from the coding sequence ATGCGTATTCGCCATCGGCTATGTCGGTTTCGCAAGAATAAGCATTTGCGGCATCAACGTTTTCGCTCCCGTATCTTCCATCGGGACAGTGCTGCTACAGCAGAAATGAAGAAACCGTTTGTGGTGGTGCTTACTGGTGCGGGGATTTCTGCTGAGTCAGGCATCCGTACTTTCCGTGCTGCAGATGGCTTATGGGAAGAGCATCAGGTGGAAGATGTTGCAACGCCTGAAGGGTATCGTCGCGACCCTGAGTTGGTTCAAGCTTTTTATAATGCCCGCCGCCGCCAGTTGCAGCAGCCAGAAATCGCACCCAATGCGGCGCATAAAGCGTTGGCAGATTTGGAAGCGGTGCTGGGTGATAACTTTGTTCTGATTACCCAGAATATTGATAATTTGCATGAAAGGGCGGGCAGTAAGCGTGTTATCCATATGCATGGTGAATTGCTGAAGGTGCGTTGCACGCAGTCTGGTCAGGTATTAGAGTGGCCGGGGGATCTCTCGGCTGACGAGCGTTGTCACTGCTGCCAGTTCCCATCCCCTTTGCGGCCCCACATTGTGTGGTTTGGCGAGATGCCGATGGGTATGGATGATATCTATCAGGCGCTGGCTGACGCTGATTTCTTTATCTCGATAGGAACTTCAGGCCACGTCTATCCAGCGGCTGGGTTTGTCCATGAGTCACGTTTGCATGGTGCTCATACCGTTGAGTTGAATCTGGAACCCAGTCAGGTAGAAAGTCAGTTCGATGAAAAACATTATGGGCTTGCCAGTAAAGTAGTACCGGAATATGTGCGCGAGTTTTTGACCACACGGGGTGAGAATCGCCAGGGTGGTAGCGGCAATTAG